One stretch of Halobaculum marinum DNA includes these proteins:
- a CDS encoding DUF7384 family protein, with protein METWATLFDRAAAVGVGVDEVSATLAERRDRNRNRAAADGADTETDGDDTADDTADDTTDDADPDRVGDRPEPSPARVVADADVLAADLLVGDAARDALDPLRAHSWTTLVASDALLDDAEAVVERLADADLATAWRATVEAWREPVVQPPGDHPALASAYRGGAMHVLSFDDRLTAAGTGAGLTDRFPVSVRDPRAFAALFDAEKLYPEVGDGAYPGPDRDPRA; from the coding sequence ATGGAGACGTGGGCGACGCTGTTCGACCGCGCGGCCGCCGTCGGCGTCGGTGTCGACGAGGTCTCGGCGACGCTCGCCGAGCGCCGCGACCGGAACCGCAACCGCGCCGCCGCCGACGGTGCGGACACCGAGACTGACGGCGACGACACCGCCGACGACACCGCAGACGACACCACCGACGACGCCGACCCGGACCGAGTGGGCGACCGCCCGGAGCCGTCGCCGGCCCGCGTCGTCGCGGACGCCGACGTGCTCGCGGCGGACCTGCTCGTCGGGGACGCCGCCCGCGACGCACTCGACCCGCTCCGGGCACACTCGTGGACGACGCTCGTCGCCAGCGACGCCCTGCTCGACGACGCGGAGGCGGTGGTGGAACGCCTCGCCGACGCGGACCTCGCGACGGCGTGGCGCGCGACGGTCGAGGCGTGGCGCGAGCCGGTGGTCCAGCCGCCGGGGGACCACCCGGCGCTCGCGTCGGCGTACCGCGGCGGCGCGATGCACGTGCTCTCGTTCGACGACCGCCTCACGGCGGCGGGGACGGGCGCCGGCCTCACCGACCGCTTCCCGGTGAGCGTGCGCGACCCGCGCGCGTTCGCGGCGCTGTTCGACGCCGAAAAACTGTACCCCGAGGTCGGGGACGGCGCGTATCCGGGTCCGGATCGGGACCCGCGGGCGTGA
- a CDS encoding acyltransferase, which yields MTKRHVSLPAEADEGVTAFIEQVDDRLSSEEDTCEVVRDTLVDLFGDRDAYERWQAGEDVTPAERVRLQGYDPCNATLESEYYAEKDEEQYTRSKHLQWLWRQFDDTPMADNIDFALRFRQMLANHLFAEAGDNLRLFKGITFTYGHNIEIGDNTVVHDDVHLDDRGRLTIGDRVSISDSAHIYSHDHDVNDQTAVRNFHTIVDDDARVTYDSMVRAGCRIGKNAVVGAKSTVQGDVPDHHIVAGSPARDIRVKPGWESVADPVEEKLVNRADEREIEYDLPDDLDVFDEFQRDLTPPDGVDAPQN from the coding sequence ATGACCAAGCGTCACGTGTCCCTGCCGGCGGAAGCCGACGAGGGGGTCACGGCCTTCATCGAACAGGTGGACGACCGACTCTCGTCGGAGGAGGACACCTGTGAGGTGGTCCGCGACACGCTCGTGGACCTGTTCGGCGACCGCGACGCCTACGAGCGGTGGCAGGCCGGCGAAGACGTGACGCCCGCAGAGCGCGTGCGCTTGCAGGGGTACGACCCGTGTAACGCGACGCTGGAGTCGGAGTACTACGCCGAGAAAGACGAGGAGCAGTACACGCGCTCGAAGCACCTCCAGTGGCTGTGGCGCCAGTTCGACGACACGCCGATGGCGGACAACATCGACTTCGCGCTGCGGTTCCGCCAGATGCTCGCGAACCACCTGTTCGCGGAGGCCGGCGACAACCTCCGGCTGTTCAAGGGGATCACGTTCACCTACGGCCACAACATCGAGATCGGCGACAACACCGTCGTCCACGACGACGTCCACCTCGACGACCGCGGGAGGCTCACCATCGGCGACCGCGTCTCCATCTCCGACTCCGCCCACATCTACAGCCACGACCACGACGTGAACGACCAGACGGCGGTACGGAACTTCCACACCATCGTCGACGACGACGCGCGCGTCACCTACGACTCGATGGTGCGCGCGGGCTGCCGCATCGGCAAGAACGCGGTCGTCGGCGCGAAGTCGACCGTGCAAGGCGACGTGCCGGACCACCACATCGTCGCCGGGTCGCCCGCGCGCGATATCCGCGTGAAACCCGGCTGGGAGTCCGTCGCCGACCCCGTCGAGGAGAAACTGGTCAACCGCGCCGACGAGCGAGAGATCGAGTACGACCTGCCCGACGACCTCGACGTGTTCGACGAGTTCCAGCGCGACCTCACGCCGCCGGACGGCGTCGACGCGCCGCAGAACTGA
- a CDS encoding glycoside hydrolase family 68 protein yields the protein MTDIDPVSGDDPARDAAAIRRRTPAWTREQASRLARVDDAVKPVIYPPADPVSDEVYLWDTWLLRERDGSIADVGGYRVAFALTAPRDLLPGKRHDVATIRCFYSADGESWENAGPVFEHSDPLGSRQWAGCALWDPDGEGPSDLYCYYTAAGEAGEEDLSYTQHIALATGGTLAVEGDADDPDGLAVEGTFTHESLLRPDGVRYETEEQSRGMIYTFRDPWFFTDPATGETHLLFEANVPVPEGSDACDGDAALQEFNGAVGIADSPTGDPTDWELRDPLLHSTCVNQELERPHVVVRDGRYYLFVSSHEHTFAPGIEGFDALYGFVADSLHGEYRPLNDTGLVLTNPGNAPFQTYSWLAFPHEEELLVTSFFNYYDLEGRSLDDVADLPPEEQFRRFGGTLSPTIRLELDGDRTRVLGKLKHGHIPLPHEALPELPTRSVGGRRGGYS from the coding sequence ATGACCGACATCGACCCCGTCTCCGGGGACGACCCCGCACGGGACGCGGCGGCGATTCGTCGCCGGACGCCGGCGTGGACCCGCGAGCAGGCGAGTCGCCTCGCTCGCGTCGACGACGCAGTGAAGCCCGTCATCTACCCGCCTGCCGACCCCGTCAGCGACGAGGTGTACCTGTGGGACACGTGGCTGTTGCGCGAGCGCGACGGCTCCATCGCCGACGTGGGCGGCTACCGCGTCGCCTTCGCGCTCACCGCGCCGCGCGACCTCCTGCCGGGCAAGCGCCACGACGTGGCGACGATCCGCTGTTTCTACTCCGCCGACGGCGAGTCGTGGGAGAACGCCGGCCCCGTCTTCGAGCACAGCGACCCGCTCGGCTCCCGCCAGTGGGCTGGGTGTGCGCTGTGGGACCCCGACGGCGAGGGGCCGTCGGACCTCTACTGCTACTACACCGCCGCCGGCGAAGCCGGTGAGGAGGACCTGAGCTACACCCAGCACATCGCGCTGGCGACCGGCGGGACGCTCGCCGTCGAGGGCGACGCCGACGACCCGGACGGCCTCGCCGTCGAGGGGACCTTCACCCACGAGTCGCTGCTGCGCCCCGACGGCGTCCGATACGAGACGGAGGAGCAGTCGCGCGGGATGATCTACACCTTCCGCGACCCGTGGTTCTTCACCGACCCCGCGACCGGCGAGACGCACTTGCTGTTCGAGGCGAACGTCCCAGTCCCCGAGGGGAGCGACGCCTGCGACGGCGACGCCGCCCTCCAGGAGTTCAACGGCGCCGTCGGCATCGCCGACTCCCCGACGGGCGACCCGACCGACTGGGAACTGCGCGACCCGCTGCTCCACTCGACGTGCGTCAATCAGGAACTGGAACGCCCGCACGTCGTCGTCCGCGACGGTCGCTACTACCTGTTCGTCTCCAGCCACGAACACACGTTCGCGCCCGGCATCGAGGGGTTCGACGCGCTGTACGGCTTCGTCGCCGACTCCCTCCACGGCGAGTACCGCCCGCTCAACGACACCGGGCTGGTGCTCACGAACCCCGGGAATGCCCCGTTCCAGACGTACTCGTGGCTCGCGTTCCCCCACGAGGAGGAACTGCTCGTCACCTCCTTCTTCAACTACTACGACTTGGAGGGCCGGAGTCTCGACGACGTGGCCGACCTCCCGCCCGAGGAGCAGTTCCGCCGCTTCGGCGGCACGCTGTCGCCGACGATCCGGCTCGAACTGGACGGCGATCGGACCCGCGTGCTGGGGAAACTGAAGCACGGTCACATCCCGCTGCCGCACGAGGCCCTGCCGGAGTTGCCGACGCGGAGCGTCGGGGGGCGGCGCGGCGGGTATAGCTGA
- a CDS encoding GH32 C-terminal domain-containing protein: MYPAPVRVGVLAADERSAERRAAFAAAERVATAVEPVSLSAVADGDAALSDYDVLWWHRDAPFADCAAPVADAAPAIRAYLADGGGLVLGARALPAVDPLGVDAVAPDATGASDADDVAGYRVRSLHADHPLFEGFDRGPGDADGSPPRVPLVGPGGEAAYARYDAVVPDAGDVLACATHGGHDIHHESAVIEWRVGDGAVLGLGGTLRFDGPDDGHAPARDRLLRNAFATLGRDTLPAFTGRPDTPEGFAALRERLAADHHRPAYHLSPPANWLNDPNGLVKHDGTYHVFYQYNPGGPFHNAIHWGHATSDDLLRWDDEPVALAPDPDGPDRDGCWSGCTVIDTDGTPTLLYTGGRDRDQLPCLATTDDPMLRSWEKHAGNPVIESAPEGLNVYETADWAAEFRDHCVWREDGVWYHLIGSGVTDDDVAVDGEGDHSGEGAALLYRGETLDEWEYVGVFHAGEGPRGAPVWECPELLTFDGGDTRLLHVSDDDRVAYYLGDADLGDAEAPAGSDDAAPAFEVRESGLLDHGDYYAPQSLWDDEHDRYLTWGWLVETRDASAQWDAGWSGTMSVPRVVDTDDDGRLRQRPAPELTDLREADATSADVRLDDEERLLDARGASIDVEATLHLGDANEVGLTVLESPAGSERTVIRFDGDTVTVDRSESGGDERANRAPRGMPVGDEGEPLDEVDLRVFVDGSTLELFANERHCLSTRVYPTRDDADRVSAFAEGGAGSVAVDAWRMAGTWPTSTGR, encoded by the coding sequence ATGTATCCAGCCCCGGTTCGCGTTGGGGTCCTCGCGGCCGACGAGCGCAGCGCCGAGCGTCGGGCGGCGTTCGCGGCCGCCGAGCGGGTCGCCACCGCCGTCGAACCGGTGTCGCTGTCGGCCGTCGCCGACGGCGACGCCGCGCTGTCCGACTACGACGTGTTGTGGTGGCACCGCGACGCACCGTTCGCCGACTGCGCGGCGCCGGTCGCCGACGCCGCCCCCGCGATCCGAGCGTACCTCGCAGACGGAGGCGGCCTCGTGCTCGGCGCTCGCGCGCTCCCGGCGGTCGACCCGCTCGGCGTCGACGCGGTCGCGCCCGACGCGACGGGCGCGAGCGACGCCGACGACGTCGCGGGCTACCGCGTCCGGTCGCTCCACGCCGACCACCCGCTGTTCGAGGGGTTCGACCGCGGTCCCGGCGACGCCGACGGATCGCCGCCGCGCGTCCCGCTCGTCGGCCCGGGTGGAGAGGCGGCGTACGCCCGCTACGACGCGGTCGTCCCCGACGCGGGCGACGTACTCGCGTGCGCGACCCACGGCGGCCACGACATCCACCACGAGTCAGCCGTGATCGAGTGGCGCGTCGGCGACGGCGCGGTGCTCGGCCTCGGTGGCACCCTCCGCTTCGACGGGCCCGACGACGGCCACGCGCCGGCCCGCGACCGCCTGCTCCGCAACGCGTTCGCGACACTCGGGCGCGACACCCTCCCCGCGTTCACCGGGCGCCCCGACACACCCGAGGGGTTCGCGGCCCTCCGCGAGCGCCTCGCCGCCGACCACCACCGCCCGGCATACCACCTCTCGCCGCCGGCCAACTGGCTCAACGACCCGAACGGGCTGGTGAAACACGACGGCACGTACCACGTGTTCTACCAGTACAACCCCGGCGGGCCGTTCCACAACGCGATCCACTGGGGCCACGCCACGAGCGACGACCTGCTCCGTTGGGACGACGAACCGGTCGCGCTCGCGCCCGACCCGGACGGTCCCGACCGCGACGGCTGCTGGTCCGGCTGCACCGTGATCGACACCGACGGCACGCCCACGCTCCTCTACACGGGCGGGCGCGACCGCGACCAACTCCCGTGCCTCGCGACGACCGACGACCCGATGCTGCGCTCGTGGGAGAAACACGCCGGCAACCCGGTGATCGAGTCGGCACCAGAGGGCCTGAACGTGTACGAGACGGCCGACTGGGCCGCCGAGTTCCGCGACCACTGCGTGTGGCGCGAGGACGGCGTCTGGTACCACCTCATCGGCTCCGGCGTCACCGACGACGACGTGGCGGTCGACGGCGAGGGCGACCACTCGGGCGAGGGCGCGGCGCTGCTGTACCGCGGCGAGACGCTCGACGAGTGGGAGTACGTCGGCGTGTTCCACGCCGGTGAGGGACCACGCGGCGCGCCCGTCTGGGAGTGCCCGGAACTCCTGACGTTCGACGGGGGCGACACCCGCCTCCTGCACGTCTCCGACGACGACCGCGTGGCGTACTACCTCGGGGACGCCGATCTCGGCGACGCCGAGGCGCCCGCCGGGAGCGACGACGCCGCACCCGCGTTCGAGGTGCGCGAGTCAGGCTTGCTCGACCACGGCGACTACTACGCGCCGCAGTCGCTGTGGGACGACGAGCACGACCGCTACCTCACGTGGGGGTGGCTCGTCGAGACGCGCGACGCGTCGGCGCAGTGGGACGCCGGGTGGTCCGGGACGATGTCGGTGCCGCGGGTGGTCGACACCGACGACGACGGTCGCCTCCGCCAACGCCCGGCGCCGGAGTTGACCGACCTGCGCGAGGCCGACGCGACGAGCGCCGACGTGCGCCTCGACGACGAGGAACGACTGTTGGACGCCCGGGGCGCGAGCATCGACGTCGAGGCGACGCTCCACCTCGGCGACGCAAACGAGGTGGGACTGACGGTGCTGGAGTCGCCCGCCGGCAGCGAACGGACGGTGATCCGGTTCGACGGCGACACGGTGACCGTCGACCGAAGCGAGAGCGGGGGCGACGAGCGCGCGAACCGCGCGCCACGGGGGATGCCCGTCGGCGACGAGGGCGAACCGCTGGACGAGGTCGACCTGCGGGTGTTCGTCGACGGTTCGACGCTGGAGCTGTTCGCGAACGAGCGGCACTGCCTGTCGACGCGGGTGTACCCGACACGCGACGACGCCGACCGCGTCTCGGCGTTCGCGGAGGGCGGTGCCGGGTCGGTCGCGGTCGACGCCTGGCGGATGGCTGGCACGTGGCCCACGTCGACCGGGCGGTAA
- a CDS encoding aldo/keto reductase produces the protein MQYRELGDSGVEVSEVAFGAWVVGTDWWGDRSDEESIEMVQHALDRGITFFDTGDVYGHGRSEELIGEALGEFRDEVTVGTKVGYDFYNNAQAGHGEIPKDLSPEYLRNAVEQSLDRLNMEYLDVLFLHNANVDEVTDEVLEELYAMREEGLFDALGWALGPSIGWLAEGDRAVELDFDAVQTVYNLFEQTPGRHFLNTVREEGGDTSLIARVPHSSGLLNKQVRPDTELGEGDHRAHRPDAWFETGWEKLETIEFLERDGERTMGQASIQYLLDDEETVSVVPTFRSVDDIDEWAAAPDTPRLSAEERRRVDDLYADNFGIERDDGMSPEMFRTSVDGEDLRAAGVLPPEEPAD, from the coding sequence ATGCAGTACCGCGAACTCGGAGACTCGGGCGTGGAGGTCAGCGAGGTCGCCTTCGGCGCGTGGGTCGTCGGCACTGACTGGTGGGGTGACCGCAGCGACGAGGAGTCGATCGAGATGGTCCAGCACGCGCTCGACCGCGGCATCACGTTCTTCGACACCGGCGACGTGTACGGCCACGGCCGTTCGGAGGAACTCATCGGCGAGGCGCTCGGCGAGTTCCGCGACGAGGTCACCGTCGGCACGAAGGTCGGCTACGACTTCTACAACAACGCGCAGGCCGGCCACGGCGAGATTCCCAAGGACCTCTCCCCGGAGTACCTCCGCAACGCCGTCGAGCAGAGTCTCGACCGGCTGAACATGGAGTACCTCGACGTGCTGTTCCTCCACAACGCGAACGTCGACGAGGTGACCGACGAGGTGCTGGAGGAGCTGTACGCGATGCGCGAGGAGGGCCTGTTCGACGCGCTCGGGTGGGCGCTCGGCCCCTCCATCGGCTGGCTCGCCGAGGGCGACCGCGCGGTCGAACTCGACTTCGACGCGGTCCAGACCGTGTACAACCTGTTCGAGCAGACGCCGGGGCGCCACTTCCTGAACACCGTTCGCGAGGAGGGCGGCGACACGAGCCTCATCGCGCGCGTCCCGCACTCCTCGGGCCTGCTCAACAAGCAGGTGCGACCCGACACCGAACTCGGGGAGGGCGACCACCGCGCCCACCGCCCGGACGCGTGGTTCGAGACGGGCTGGGAGAAGCTCGAGACCATCGAGTTCCTCGAGCGCGACGGCGAGCGCACGATGGGGCAGGCGTCTATCCAGTATCTGCTCGACGACGAGGAGACCGTGAGCGTCGTGCCGACGTTCCGCTCCGTCGACGACATCGACGAGTGGGCCGCCGCGCCGGACACGCCGCGCCTCAGCGCCGAGGAGCGCCGCCGCGTCGACGACCTGTACGCCGACAACTTCGGCATCGAGCGCGACGACGGGATGAGCCCCGAGATGTTCCGGACCTCCGTCGACGGCGAGGACCTCCGCGCCGCGGGCGTCCTCCCGCCAGAGGAGCCGGCCGACTGA
- a CDS encoding GAF domain-containing sensor histidine kinase, protein MTTGAAGGPGGDDRLHSLYAATRELMTATSRESLSAVVVDVSERVLGYSLTGVHLRAADGGDGLVPVAYPDSVREQFDGEPPTYTPGDRVYDVYETEESLRLGATEDRPDDPDRGIVVPIEDHGVLIAGTKEPGMTPETTFDLVELLAENTAVALDRLEREARLNELHETTRELMEARDAAAVAAAATNTAHEVLDLRLNAVYLRSTDAARLVPVSVTSEVRELYGEVPTLTPDSIGWHVYETSEPACHGDVRQSPRVADVETPVRAGMAIPLGDHGVFFAGSEHAGEFDDGDVALAQLFADTVEAALDRAEREALVRRRERELARQNERLDEFASVVSHDLRNPLNVAQGRLELLGDDCDSPHLDHMETAHERMEALIDDLLALARTGRSVGETEEVSLGVSVQEVWRTIDGGGSLAVADGVGRVEADASRLQELLENLFRNAVDHVGDDVDVTVGRLDDPGRSGFFVADDGPGIPPTERGRVFERGHTTAEDGTGFGLAIVADIADAHGWDVRATDASAASGGGARFEVVTNEDERV, encoded by the coding sequence ATGACGACCGGAGCGGCCGGCGGGCCCGGAGGCGACGATCGGCTCCACTCGCTGTATGCGGCGACACGGGAACTCATGACGGCGACGAGCCGCGAGTCCCTGTCAGCCGTCGTCGTCGACGTGAGCGAGCGAGTGCTCGGCTACTCGCTGACCGGAGTCCACCTCCGTGCGGCCGACGGCGGCGACGGACTGGTCCCCGTCGCGTACCCAGACTCGGTCCGCGAGCAGTTCGACGGCGAGCCGCCGACGTACACCCCCGGCGACCGGGTGTACGACGTGTACGAGACGGAGGAGTCGCTCCGGCTCGGGGCGACGGAGGATCGGCCGGACGACCCCGACCGAGGGATCGTCGTCCCGATCGAGGACCACGGCGTGTTGATCGCCGGCACGAAGGAACCGGGGATGACGCCGGAGACGACGTTCGACCTCGTGGAGTTGTTGGCGGAGAACACCGCCGTCGCCCTCGACCGCCTCGAACGCGAGGCGCGGCTGAACGAACTCCACGAGACGACGCGCGAACTGATGGAGGCCCGCGACGCCGCCGCCGTCGCCGCCGCCGCGACGAACACCGCACACGAGGTGCTCGACCTCCGCTTGAACGCGGTGTACCTGCGGTCGACCGACGCCGCCCGCCTCGTCCCGGTGAGCGTGACCAGCGAGGTGCGCGAACTGTACGGCGAGGTGCCGACGCTCACGCCCGACAGCATCGGCTGGCACGTGTACGAGACGAGCGAACCGGCGTGCCACGGCGACGTTCGCCAGTCACCACGAGTCGCAGACGTCGAGACGCCGGTCCGCGCGGGGATGGCGATTCCGCTCGGCGACCACGGCGTGTTCTTCGCCGGGAGCGAGCACGCCGGCGAGTTCGACGACGGCGACGTGGCGCTGGCACAGTTGTTCGCCGACACCGTCGAGGCCGCCCTCGACCGCGCCGAGCGCGAGGCGCTCGTCCGGCGACGCGAGCGCGAACTCGCCCGACAGAACGAGCGCCTCGACGAGTTCGCCAGCGTCGTCTCCCACGACCTCCGGAACCCCCTCAACGTCGCCCAGGGGCGGCTGGAACTGCTCGGCGACGACTGCGACAGCCCGCACCTCGACCACATGGAGACGGCGCACGAGCGGATGGAGGCGCTCATCGACGACCTGCTCGCGCTCGCCCGGACCGGGCGGTCGGTCGGCGAGACGGAGGAGGTGTCGCTCGGGGTGTCGGTCCAAGAGGTGTGGCGGACCATCGACGGCGGCGGGTCACTCGCCGTCGCCGACGGCGTCGGGCGGGTGGAAGCCGACGCCTCTCGGCTCCAGGAACTGTTGGAGAACCTGTTTCGCAACGCCGTCGACCACGTCGGCGACGACGTCGACGTGACCGTCGGTCGCCTCGACGACCCCGGCAGGTCCGGCTTCTTCGTCGCCGACGACGGCCCGGGCATCCCGCCGACCGAGCGCGGGCGGGTGTTCGAGCGGGGGCACACCACCGCCGAAGACGGCACCGGCTTCGGACTCGCCATCGTCGCGGACATCGCGGACGCACACGGCTGGGACGTGCGCGCGACCGACGCGAGCGCGGCGAGCGGCGGTGGTGCGCGGTTCGAGGTCGTGACGAACGAAGACGAGCGAGTGTAG
- a CDS encoding heme-binding protein, with protein MAKPPRTEEGWYVLHDFRTVDWDAWRDAPERERELAVEEGVAYLEEHERVADAEEGASAVFSVLGHKADLMVVHFRPTLDALSAAERRFESTALAQFTDQPTSYVSVTEVSDYVSDSYFDGDEEAVDEGIRRYIEGKLKPEIPDSEYVSFYPMNRKREAEQNWYSLSYEERSDLLSAHGDIGREYAGKIKQVIASSVGFDDYEWGVTLFGGDPADIKDIVYEMRFDEASAEYGEFGPFYVGRRFPPTDLGAYLDGEQVPTSEHAGESPHGEGGHPHGDAHGEGGHHHGGDGDGGHHGGDGHHGSADEDAGADEEESIRAELEDLDIYAGKPHGEDVYATVLYSEADADELFDEVDGLRKNFDHYGTHVKTAVYEGSETDRASVVSIWETASAAETAAGFLSELPGIVERAGEESGFGTMGMFYTVKPEHREDFVEKFGVVGGLLDDMDGHFETDLMVNREDENDMFIASQWASKDDAMGFFRSDAFRDTVSWGRDVLADRPRHVFLA; from the coding sequence ATGGCGAAACCCCCACGCACTGAGGAGGGTTGGTACGTACTCCACGACTTCCGGACGGTGGACTGGGACGCGTGGCGCGACGCGCCCGAGCGCGAGCGCGAGTTGGCCGTCGAGGAGGGCGTCGCGTACCTCGAAGAGCACGAGCGCGTCGCCGACGCCGAGGAGGGCGCCTCGGCGGTGTTCTCGGTGCTCGGTCACAAGGCCGACCTCATGGTCGTCCACTTCCGCCCGACGCTCGACGCGCTGTCGGCCGCCGAGCGCCGCTTCGAGTCGACGGCGCTGGCGCAGTTCACCGACCAGCCGACCTCCTACGTCTCCGTCACCGAGGTCTCCGACTACGTCTCCGACTCCTACTTCGACGGCGACGAGGAGGCGGTCGACGAGGGCATCCGCCGCTACATCGAGGGGAAACTGAAGCCGGAGATTCCCGACAGCGAGTACGTCTCGTTCTACCCGATGAACCGCAAGCGCGAGGCCGAGCAGAACTGGTACTCGCTCTCCTACGAGGAGCGCTCGGACCTGCTGTCGGCCCACGGCGACATCGGTCGCGAGTACGCGGGCAAGATCAAGCAGGTCATCGCCTCCTCCGTCGGCTTCGACGACTACGAGTGGGGCGTCACGCTGTTCGGCGGCGACCCCGCCGACATCAAGGACATCGTGTACGAGATGCGCTTCGACGAGGCCTCCGCCGAGTACGGCGAGTTCGGGCCGTTCTACGTCGGCCGGCGCTTCCCGCCGACGGACCTGGGCGCGTACCTCGACGGCGAGCAGGTGCCGACGAGCGAGCACGCCGGCGAGTCGCCCCACGGGGAGGGCGGGCACCCCCACGGCGACGCGCACGGCGAGGGCGGCCACCACCACGGTGGCGACGGTGACGGCGGCCACCACGGCGGAGACGGCCACCACGGGAGCGCCGACGAGGACGCCGGTGCCGACGAGGAGGAGAGCATCCGAGCTGAGTTGGAGGACCTCGACATCTACGCGGGCAAACCCCACGGCGAGGACGTGTACGCGACGGTCCTCTACTCGGAGGCCGACGCCGACGAGTTGTTCGACGAGGTCGACGGCCTGCGCAAGAACTTCGACCACTACGGCACCCACGTGAAGACCGCCGTGTACGAGGGGAGCGAGACCGACCGCGCGTCGGTCGTGAGCATCTGGGAGACCGCCAGCGCCGCCGAGACGGCGGCGGGCTTCCTCTCGGAACTCCCGGGCATCGTCGAGCGCGCCGGCGAGGAATCCGGCTTCGGGACGATGGGGATGTTCTACACCGTCAAGCCGGAGCACCGCGAGGACTTCGTCGAGAAGTTCGGCGTCGTCGGTGGCCTACTCGACGACATGGACGGCCACTTCGAGACGGACCTGATGGTGAACCGCGAGGACGAGAACGACATGTTCATCGCGAGTCAGTGGGCCTCGAAGGACGACGCGATGGGGTTCTTCCGTTCGGACGCCTTCCGCGACACGGTCTCGTGGGGGCGCGACGTGCTCGCCGACCGGCCGCGGCACGTGTTCCTGGCGTAA
- a CDS encoding GNAT family N-acetyltransferase, with translation MTDPAIRASTTADAPALATLYRAAYGDLADAGFPSSAAETDADEVREWLAERECWLVDDVGESTAPRPDAERDADDADDADDADDADDADDADDADNTDDADNPDNPDEGDTTASGGVAAAIQLRERDDWPCPEVCRLAVAPARQREGLGAALLDHAEGVVAERGYDRVRLRSFTDHPFLLDWYAARGYERVGLQRLDTRPFDVPVLERRL, from the coding sequence GTGACCGACCCCGCGATCCGTGCGTCGACCACCGCCGACGCCCCCGCGCTGGCGACGCTGTACCGCGCCGCCTACGGCGACCTCGCCGACGCCGGGTTCCCGTCGAGTGCCGCCGAGACGGACGCCGACGAGGTCCGCGAGTGGCTCGCCGAGCGCGAGTGCTGGCTGGTCGACGATGTCGGCGAGTCGACCGCGCCTCGTCCCGACGCCGAGCGGGACGCGGACGACGCGGACGACGCGGACGACGCGGACGACGCGGACGATGCGGACGATGCGGACGATGCGGACAACACGGACGACGCGGACAACCCGGACAACCCGGACGAGGGGGATACCACCGCGTCCGGCGGGGTCGCCGCCGCGATCCAACTCCGGGAGCGCGACGACTGGCCCTGCCCCGAGGTGTGTCGCCTCGCGGTCGCCCCCGCTCGACAACGTGAGGGACTGGGCGCCGCGCTGCTCGACCACGCCGAGGGCGTCGTGGCCGAGCGGGGGTACGACCGCGTCCGCCTGCGCTCGTTCACCGACCACCCGTTCTTGCTCGACTGGTACGCCGCCCGCGGGTACGAACGGGTCGGCCTCCAGCGACTCGACACGCGACCGTTCGACGTGCCGGTGCTCGAACGCCGACTGTGA